The Xanthomonas sontii genomic sequence ACAACGCGCCCGGCGGCGGCTTCATCGCCGGGCTGGTGCTGGCGGTGCCGCTGCTGATGCAGTACGTGATCCAGGGCGCGGCCTCGGTGGAGTCGCGCTTCGGCTTCGACTACATCCGCTGCATCGGCCTGGGCCTGCTGCTGGCCACGTTCGGCGGCATGGCCTCGATGCTGTTCGGGGTGCCGTTCCTGACCAGCGGCCATCTGGATCTGCAGTTGCCGCTGATCGGCACGGTCCCGCTGGCCAGCGCGCTGGTCTTCGATACCGGCGTGTATCTGGTGGTGTTCGGCGGCACCATGCTGACGCTGTCGATGATGGGCACGATCAAGCCCTCGCGCACCCGCGATTCGCAGCGCGGGCAGATCGACCCGGCGCGGCGTTCGCCCATCACCGGGGAGATGCACTGATGGAACTGGCACTGGCGAGCGCGATCGGCGTGCTGACCGCGGTGGGCGTGTACCTGCTGCTGCGCGCGCGCAGCTTCGACGTGATCCTGGGCATGACCGTGCTGTCCTACGCCACCAATCTGCTGATCTTCGCCGGCGGCCGGCTGGTACAGGGCAAGGCGCCGGTGCTGCGCGACGGCATCGCCCCGACCCTGGCCGAGCACGCCGATCCGCTGCCGCAGGCGCTGGTGCTGACCGCGATCGTGATCGCCTTCGCGATGACCGCGGTGAGCATCGTGTTGGCCATGCGCAGCCGCGGCGACAACCACAGCGACCACGTCGATGCGCGCCCGGACCGCGACCCCGCCGATGGGGAGGCGCCATGACCCATCTGCTGATCCTGCCGATCCTGATCCCGTTGCTCGGCGCGGCGCTGTCGCTGTTCGCCGAGCACCGCCGCTACGGCCGCAAGGTGCGCCGCGCGGTGGCCTGGACCGCGATGACGGCGCTGGCCGCGGCGGTGCTGGCGCTGTGCGTGCAGGTGAGCGACGGTCAGGTCCATGCCTATCTGCTCGGCGACTGGCCCTCGCGGCTGGGCATCGTGCTGATGGCCGATCGCCTGTCGGCATGGATGCTCGCGACCACCACCCTGCTCGCCGGCACCTGCCTGCTGCACGCCTGCGCCGGCTGGGACCGGCGCGCGCCGCATTTCCATGCGCTGTTCCAGTTCCAACTGGTCGGCCTTAATGGCGCGTTCCTGACCGGCGACGTGTTCAACCTGTTCGTGTTCTTCGAGGTGATGCTGATCGCCTCCTACGGCCTGCTGCTCAGCGGCGGGCGCAGCCTGCGCCTGCGCGTGGGCTTCCATTACGTGGTGTTCAACGTCACCTCCTCCACCGTGTTCCTGATCGCGCTGGGCCTGCTGTACGCGCTGCTCGGTTCGTTGAACATGGCCGAGCTGTCGCAGCGCGTGGCGCAGGCGCCGCCGCAGAACGTGGCGCTGATCAAGGCCGCGTTCGGCCTGTTGCTGCTGGTGTTCTGCGCCAAGGCCGCGCTGCTGCCGCTGTACCTGTGGCTGCCGGAAACCTATGCGCGCGCGCCGGCGGCGGTGGCGGCGCTGTTCGTGATCATGACCAAGGTCGGCCTGTACGCGGTGCTGCGGGTGAGCACGCTGATCCTCGGCAGCCAGGCGCAGGCGCTGGACGGCTACGGCCGCGACTGGCTGCTGTGGCTGGGCCTGGCGACGCTGCTGCTGGCCGCGCTGGGCGTGCTGGCGGCGGTGCGCCTGCGGGTGCTGATCGGCTACCTGGTGATCGTGTCGGCGGCGACGCTGTTCGTGGCCTTCGCGCTGGACTCAGCCGGCACGCTCGGCGCCGGGCTGTATTACCTGGCGCACAGCAGCTTCGTCGCCGCGGCGCTGTTCATGATCGCCGACCTGATCCGGCGTCGCCGCGGCGGCGCCAGCGACCGCAAGGAGATCATCGCGCCGCTGCCGGGCAAGACCGTGCCCGGCGTGCTGTTCCTGATCGCGGCGATCTCGGTGGCCGGGCTGCCGCCGCTGTCAGGCTTCCTGGCCAAGGTGGCGATCCTGAGCGCGACGCCGGGCGGGCTGACCGCACCGGTGTGGGCCGCGGTGCTGCTCAGCAGCCTGATGGTGATCATGGGCCTGACCCGCGGCGGCGTGCGCCTGTTCTGGCGCGTGCCCGGCGACCAGGACACGGCCGAGGACGGCACCGTGGAATTGCCGCGCCCGGCGCCGCGCAAGGCGCCGGCACGGCCGCTGGAAACCGCCGCCACCGTGCTGCTGCTCGGCTACGGCGTGGCGATGACCGTGGCGGCCGGGCCGCTGCTGCGCTACAGCGAGGCCGCCGCCGCACAACTGCTGCGCCCGGCCGACTACACCACCCAGCTGCGCGGCACCGCGCCGATCCTGCGGGAGCCCTGACATGTCCGCCCGTCCCTGGTCGCGCCGCCTGTTCCCGTCCTGGCCGCTGAGCCTGACCGTCACCGCGTTCTGGCTGCTGATGAGCGACAGCTTCAGTCTCGGCCAGGTGCTGCTGGGCGCGGTGCTGGGCGTGGCGGTGCCGCTGTTCGCCGCGCGCCTGGACCGCGAGTTCGCGCGCATCGGCTCGCTGCGCCCGGTGCCGAAGATGCTGTGCGTGGCGGCCTGGGACATCGTGCGCTCCAACGTGGTGGTGGCGCTGCAGGTGCTCGGTCCGGAGAAACGCATCCACCCCGGCTTCATCTGGGTGCCGCTGGACATCGCCAACATCCACGGCATCGCCGCGCTGACCAGCATGATCACCCTGACCCCGGGAACGGTGTCGGCGGCGCTGTCGGACGACCGCAAGTACCTGCTGGTGCACGTGCTGCACCTGGACGATGCCGAGACCGTGATCCGGCAGATCAAGACGCGCTACGAAGCGCCGCTGATGGAGATCTTCCCATGACCAGCCACATGTTCATCGAGACCACGATCGTCGTGTGCATGCACGTGGTGGCGCTGGCGATGCTGCTGGCGCTGTGGCGGCTGCTGCGCGGGCCGACCGTGCCCGACCGCATCCTGGCGCTGGACACGCTGTCGGTGACCGCGATCGCCGAGCTGATGCTGTTCGGCATGTACCTGGATTCGCCGGTGTATTTCGAGGCGGCGCTGATCATCGCCATGCTCGGCTTCGGCAGCACCGTGGTGCTGAGCAAGTTCGTGCTGCGCCGGGACATCGTCGAATGATCGGCGTGCTGCAGGTCGGGCTGTCGCTGCTGCTGATCGTCGGCTGCTTCTTCATCCTGGTCGGCGCGCTGGGGCTGGTGAAGCTGTCGGACTTCTTCAAGCGCCTGCACGCACCGACCAAGGCCAGCACCCTGGGCGTGGGCTGCGTGCTGCTGGCCTCGGTCGGCTACCACCTGTTCCTGGGCCAGGACCCGCAGCCGCGCGAGTTGCTGATCACCGCGTTCCTGTTCATCACCGCGCCGATCAGTGCGCACATGATGGCCAAGGCGGCGCTGTCGCTGATGCTGGAACAGCGCCCGCAGGTGCCGGGCAGCGACCACGCCGAGCAGGAAGGGCTGCCGCCGCCGGAGCAGCCGGAGGAGCGCTGAGCGCGTGGGTCTGCGTAGAAGCGGCTTTTCCGATTCCCGATTCCCGATTCCCGATTCCCCACTCTCGGCACTCACGCCACCAACGCCAACTCCAGTCCCACCCACGCCAGGAACGCCACCAGCAGCACCGCGCCCTCGCCGCGACTCAACCGCATGTCGCCGCGCAGCATCGGGTACAGCACCGCCGCCAGCGCGATCGCCGCCGGCAGTTCCAGGCGCACGAACGAGGCCGGCAACGGCAGCGGCCGCAGCGCCGCCATGCCGCCGATCACCACCAGCAGGTTGAACAGGCTCGAGCCCAGCACGTGGCCGACCACCATGTCGCCCTGGCCCCGGCGCGCGGCGGCCACCGCGGCCGCGGCTTCCGGCAGCGCGGTGCCGATCGCCACCGGCAGCAGGCCGACCAGCAGCGGCGACAGGCCCCAGGCCGCACCCAGCCGCGGCGCTTGTTCCACCACAAGGTTGGCGCCAGCGTTCAACAGCACGAGGGCGATCAGCAGGCGCAGCAGATTCAGCACCAGCCCGGTGCGGGTCACCGCGTAGCCGGACACGCCGAGCTGGCGCGCGGCCGGTTCATGCCGCGCGCGCAGCAGCAGGAAGGCGACCACGCCGACGAAGGCCAGCAGCAGCGCCACGCCCTCAGCGCGCGAGATCGCGCCATCCAGGCCGAAGCCGATCAGCGCCAGCGTCGCCAGGGTCAGCAGCACCAGCAGTGGCGGCAGCAGGCGCGTGCGCAGCAGCAGCGGCGCCGCCAGCGCGGCCAGGCCCAGGGTCAGGCCGAGATTGGCCAGGTTGCTGCCGATCGCGTTGCCCAACGCCAGGTCCTGCGCGCCGGCGGCGTAGGCGCGCGCGTTGACCGCCAGTTCCGGCAGCGAGGTGCCGAAGGCCACCAGCAGCAAGCCGGCCACGAACGGCGAGGCGCCGCAGCGCTGCGCCAGGCCGGAGGCCGCCTTCACGATCGAGTCCCCGCCCAGCGCCAGGAACGCCAGCCCCAACAGCACCAATCCGATCGCACCGGCCATCGCCGACTCCCTGCCCGCAAGATGCGGCGATTCTATGCGCAGCGCCGATGACGCCGCCGTGGTCGTGCCTGCCCGGCCATGGCACGCTGCGGCGGCCAGTCCCGCGCGCAACCCGCCGCCACTGCACTGCGTTCATGCCCGACCGTGTCTGCTAGCGCCTGCCGCGCGCCCGACCGCGTCCCTCCCCTCGCCTTCGCCACAGGAGCCGCCCATGTCCCGTCCCGATCCCACGCCGCCGCCGCGGCGGCCCTGGCTGGCGCTGGCCGGCATCGCCGCGATCGCCGCGGCACTCGCCGCCGCCTTCGCCTGGAGCGCCGGCTGGCTCGGCGGCCCGCAGCGGCTGACCGCGCAGCGCATGACCGACGCCATCGAAGCCGGCGGCCCGCCGCATCCGGGCTTCCGCCGTGCGCACAGCAAGGGCGTGTGCGTCAGCGGCCATTTCGAGGGCAACGGCCAGGGCAGCGCGCTGTCCTCGGCACGGGTGTTCGCGCAATCCTCGGTGCCGGTGCTGGGCCGCCTGTCGATCGGCGGCGGCGACCCGCACGGCGCCGACGGCACCGCCCGCGTGCGCAGCATGGCGCTGCAGTTGCGCAGCGACGACGGCCAGGAATGGCGCACGGCGATGAACAGCTTCCCGTTCTTCGTGGTCGCCAGCACCGAGGGCTTCATGGCGCAGACGCTGGCCGCGCGGCCGGATCCGGCCACCGGCAAGCCGGACCCGGCGAAGATGGCGGCATTCCTGCAGCGCTACCCGGAGGCGAAGAAGTTCCAGGAGTGGGCCAAGACCGCGCCGTGGTCGGACAGCTGGGCCAACACCCAGTACAACGGCGTCAACGCGTTCCGCTTCACCGCCGCCGACGGCAGCACGCACGCGGTGCGCTGGTCGATGCGCCCGCAGACCCCGTTCGCGCCACTGTCGGCCGAGCAACGCACCAAGGCCGATGCCGACTTCCTGAGCGAAGACCTGCAGGCGCGGCTGGCGCGCGGCCCGCTGCGTTGGGACCTGGTGCTGACCGTGGCCGCGCCCGGCGACCCGGTCGACGACCCCTCGCAGCCGTGGCCGCAGGACCGTCAGCAGGTGGTCGCCGGCATCCTGGTGCTGGACCACGCCGAACCGCAGGCCACCGGGCCGTGCCGCGACCTCAACTACGATCCGCTGATCCTGCCGCACGGCATCGCCGGCTCCGACGATCCGATCCTGGCCGCGCGCTCGGCGGTGTATTCGCAGTCCTTCAACCGCCGCGAGCGCGAGATCGCCCGCGGCCAGGCGCCCGACGCCACCGGCCGCCCGCACGGAGGTGCGCAATGAACCGCGACGACCGCTCCGCGCACTTCAACCTGCTCGCGCGCGTACTGCACTGGCTGATGGCGGCGATGATCCTGACCATGCTGTTCGTCGGCGTGGGCATGGTCGCCTCGGTGTCGCAGCGGCCCTGGCTGCTGAACCTGCATCGCCCGCTCGGCATCGCCATCGGGCTGCTGGTACTGGTGCGCCTGGGCAACCGCCTGCTGCACCGGCCGCCGCCGCTGCCGGCCGACCTGCCGCGCTGGCAAAAGGCCGCCGCGCATGCCTCGCACTGGCTGCTGTACGCACTGATGCTGGCGATGCCGCTGCTGGGCTGGTCGATGCTCTCGGCCGGCGGCTACCCGATCGTGCTGTGGCCGGGCGTGCAGTTGCCACCGATCGTCCCGCACAGCCCGGCGCTGTACGCCTGGCTGCGCAGCGCGCACGGCTGGCTGGCCTACCTGCTGTTCGCCACGGTGCTGATGCATCTGTGCGCGGCGCTGTTCCATGCCTGGGTGCGCCGCGATGGCGTGTTCTCGAGCATGGCGCGTGGCGCGGCGGCGCCTGCAGCGCCACGCGACAAGGCGTAGTCCACCCACGACACGACACGCGGGACGCAGCGCGTGCGTCCCGCGCTGCGCACGCTAGCGCCGGCACGCGCATGTCGATTCGGCCAGTGCGGTGCGGCCTGTCTCCCGGGCGACGCCACGCGTTTGTGTCGCCCCCGACATGGTCCCGGTCCCGGGCCGCCGTTACACTTGTCGGCGGACGGGCGCGCTCGTCCGCCCCTGTTTTCCCGCGCACCGGTCGTTCCTCTGGGAATCCGGCGCCGCGACCGCGCCAGCCAGTGCCGATGTTCCGTAGCCGCCTGCCGGCCTGCGGGCCCACGCGCCAAGCCAGCTCACCCTCGATCGTCGTCCGGCGCCGCATCCGCGCCGGCGATGGCCCTGCCTGCTGCCTTGGAGTCCGCGATGTCCCGTGTTGCCCCCATCTGTCGTTTCCCGCGCCGTTCGGTCCTGGCCATGGCCTGCCTGCTGACCGCCATGCCGGCCTTCGCGGCGACAGCGACCACGTCTGCTGCGGACAGCACCAAGGACACCGAGCGCGACGCCACCACGCTCGACAAGATCAGCGTCAAGGGCGAGCGCGCCGAGGGCTACAGCGTGCGCAAGACCAGCGCCGGCACCCGCTTCGACCTGGCGCCGCGGGAGATCCCGCAGTCGGTGAGCATCATCAGCCACCAGCGCATCGAGGATCAGGGCCTGGACGACATCATCGACGTGCTGGAGAACACCACCGGCGTGTCCAGCACGCGCTCGGACAGCGAACGCTTCGAGTTCTACGCGCGCGGCTTCTACATCGACAACTACCAGTTCGACGGCATCCCGACCACGATGGTGCAGAACTGGAGCTACGGCGATTCGGCGCTGGACCTGGCCCTGTACGACCGGGTGGAAGTGGTGCGCGGCGCCACCGGTCTGCTCACCGGCGCCGGCAACCCCTCGGCCTCGGTCAACCTGATCCGTAAGCACGCCGACAGCGCCGAACTGACCGGCAGCGTCACCGTCAGTGCCGGCAGTTGGGGCCGCACTCGCTCCACGGTCGACGTCACCACCCCGCTCAACGCCAGCGGCACGGTGCGCGCGCGGGTGATCGGCAGCTATCTGGACACCGATTCGTACGTGCAGCGCTACAGCCAGCGCAAGTCGCTGGGCTATGCGGTGATCGATGCCGACCTGACCCCGGACACGCAGCTGAGCGTGGGCTACGACTACCAGAACAAGCAGTCTGACGGCGTCACCTGGGGCGGCTTCCCGCTGTGGTACGCAGACGGCAGCCGCACCGACTATCCGCACTGGTTCAACCCGGCCGCGTACTGGACGTTCTGGGACACCACCAGCAAGCGCGCCTTCGCCACCCTGCAGCACGCCTTCGGCAACGGCTGGCAGCTCAAGCTCAACGCCACCCACGACCAGACCAACGTCACCGATAAGCTGTTCTACCCGTACTACACGATCTATGGCTTCGACCGGCAGACCGGCGCCGGCGTGGTGCCGTACTCGGGCTACTACATCACCGGGCGCAAGGTCGACGGCCTGGACGCCTACGCCGAAG encodes the following:
- a CDS encoding Na+/H+ antiporter subunit G, with translation MIGVLQVGLSLLLIVGCFFILVGALGLVKLSDFFKRLHAPTKASTLGVGCVLLASVGYHLFLGQDPQPRELLITAFLFITAPISAHMMAKAALSLMLEQRPQVPGSDHAEQEGLPPPEQPEER
- a CDS encoding catalase family peroxidase, with translation MSRPDPTPPPRRPWLALAGIAAIAAALAAAFAWSAGWLGGPQRLTAQRMTDAIEAGGPPHPGFRRAHSKGVCVSGHFEGNGQGSALSSARVFAQSSVPVLGRLSIGGGDPHGADGTARVRSMALQLRSDDGQEWRTAMNSFPFFVVASTEGFMAQTLAARPDPATGKPDPAKMAAFLQRYPEAKKFQEWAKTAPWSDSWANTQYNGVNAFRFTAADGSTHAVRWSMRPQTPFAPLSAEQRTKADADFLSEDLQARLARGPLRWDLVLTVAAPGDPVDDPSQPWPQDRQQVVAGILVLDHAEPQATGPCRDLNYDPLILPHGIAGSDDPILAARSAVYSQSFNRREREIARGQAPDATGRPHGGAQ
- a CDS encoding monovalent cation/H+ antiporter subunit D, which produces MTHLLILPILIPLLGAALSLFAEHRRYGRKVRRAVAWTAMTALAAAVLALCVQVSDGQVHAYLLGDWPSRLGIVLMADRLSAWMLATTTLLAGTCLLHACAGWDRRAPHFHALFQFQLVGLNGAFLTGDVFNLFVFFEVMLIASYGLLLSGGRSLRLRVGFHYVVFNVTSSTVFLIALGLLYALLGSLNMAELSQRVAQAPPQNVALIKAAFGLLLLVFCAKAALLPLYLWLPETYARAPAAVAALFVIMTKVGLYAVLRVSTLILGSQAQALDGYGRDWLLWLGLATLLLAALGVLAAVRLRVLIGYLVIVSAATLFVAFALDSAGTLGAGLYYLAHSSFVAAALFMIADLIRRRRGGASDRKEIIAPLPGKTVPGVLFLIAAISVAGLPPLSGFLAKVAILSATPGGLTAPVWAAVLLSSLMVIMGLTRGGVRLFWRVPGDQDTAEDGTVELPRPAPRKAPARPLETAATVLLLGYGVAMTVAAGPLLRYSEAAAAQLLRPADYTTQLRGTAPILREP
- a CDS encoding Na+/H+ antiporter subunit E, translating into MSARPWSRRLFPSWPLSLTVTAFWLLMSDSFSLGQVLLGAVLGVAVPLFAARLDREFARIGSLRPVPKMLCVAAWDIVRSNVVVALQVLGPEKRIHPGFIWVPLDIANIHGIAALTSMITLTPGTVSAALSDDRKYLLVHVLHLDDAETVIRQIKTRYEAPLMEIFP
- a CDS encoding Na+/H+ antiporter subunit C gives rise to the protein MELALASAIGVLTAVGVYLLLRARSFDVILGMTVLSYATNLLIFAGGRLVQGKAPVLRDGIAPTLAEHADPLPQALVLTAIVIAFAMTAVSIVLAMRSRGDNHSDHVDARPDRDPADGEAP
- a CDS encoding cytochrome b → MNRDDRSAHFNLLARVLHWLMAAMILTMLFVGVGMVASVSQRPWLLNLHRPLGIAIGLLVLVRLGNRLLHRPPPLPADLPRWQKAAAHASHWLLYALMLAMPLLGWSMLSAGGYPIVLWPGVQLPPIVPHSPALYAWLRSAHGWLAYLLFATVLMHLCAALFHAWVRRDGVFSSMARGAAAPAAPRDKA
- the fhuE gene encoding ferric-rhodotorulic acid/ferric-coprogen receptor FhuE, with translation MSRVAPICRFPRRSVLAMACLLTAMPAFAATATTSAADSTKDTERDATTLDKISVKGERAEGYSVRKTSAGTRFDLAPREIPQSVSIISHQRIEDQGLDDIIDVLENTTGVSSTRSDSERFEFYARGFYIDNYQFDGIPTTMVQNWSYGDSALDLALYDRVEVVRGATGLLTGAGNPSASVNLIRKHADSAELTGSVTVSAGSWGRTRSTVDVTTPLNASGTVRARVIGSYLDTDSYVQRYSQRKSLGYAVIDADLTPDTQLSVGYDYQNKQSDGVTWGGFPLWYADGSRTDYPHWFNPAAYWTFWDTTSKRAFATLQHAFGNGWQLKLNATHDQTNVTDKLFYPYYTIYGFDRQTGAGVVPYSGYYITGRKVDGLDAYAEGPFQLGGRDHELMAGLSYNRRRYVNTGAFDFPGPLPSYLGWTGAYPEPAWSPISEFSRGTVTQKAGYAAARLSLADPLKLIVGARYTDWKVDGAESGVGYVLHQEKTTPYAGLVYTLDDVWSVYASYTDIFQPQTARTASGAYLDPVIGKSYEAGIKGAWFDDRLNAALSVFRIDQDNVAQATSGFVQGTTETAYVAAQGTVSRGFELELNGELAPGWNATFGASRYVAKDVAGADINSQLPQTTLKLYSSYTPRRLGELTVGGGVNWQNRIYYVDATYGRFAQSGYALVSAFARYRLSPAFSVQLNLNNLLDKRYYAQIYGYGAWGEPRNGTLSFSWSF
- a CDS encoding K+/H+ antiporter subunit F; this translates as MTSHMFIETTIVVCMHVVALAMLLALWRLLRGPTVPDRILALDTLSVTAIAELMLFGMYLDSPVYFEAALIIAMLGFGSTVVLSKFVLRRDIVE
- a CDS encoding calcium/sodium antiporter, which codes for MAGAIGLVLLGLAFLALGGDSIVKAASGLAQRCGASPFVAGLLLVAFGTSLPELAVNARAYAAGAQDLALGNAIGSNLANLGLTLGLAALAAPLLLRTRLLPPLLVLLTLATLALIGFGLDGAISRAEGVALLLAFVGVVAFLLLRARHEPAARQLGVSGYAVTRTGLVLNLLRLLIALVLLNAGANLVVEQAPRLGAAWGLSPLLVGLLPVAIGTALPEAAAAVAAARRGQGDMVVGHVLGSSLFNLLVVIGGMAALRPLPLPASFVRLELPAAIALAAVLYPMLRGDMRLSRGEGAVLLVAFLAWVGLELALVA